The nucleotide sequence AAGACGTGGATCACCGGCACAAGCCCGGTGATGACGATCGTGGGCATTGAAGCGCCGTGCGTCATTCCGCATTCCAGATTCGATTTTCAAACAGCCACTTCCGTTCAGCCACGCATCATCGTTCTCGCGCAACGCGCGAGGTGAGCTTTTAAATGTGCCCCGAAATGAGGGGCATGGAGCGCCGCGAGGCGCAAATGTGGTGTCTCGCTTCCTCTTGCGATGAGGAAGCGCATCGCCTTGCGGCGCTCCATTCCGGCGATTTTGGGCGAGGGGACCGTACTTCCGGGTGAGGACGGACGCTTTCACGTCCTGATCCGGCCGGCTTTCGCCGCCTTCGTCCTCACCGACGTCCAGCCGCGAACGGCAGAGCCACGTAGTTGGCCCGGACGGTGACCCCAGCCTCCCGGACGACATGTGTGCGAGACACGCGTGCAGGCGCCGCATCCTGCTCCGCCTCATGAGCGCCCTCGAGAAGCGCCCCTCACGAACAGGACGTGCCGAACATAGGAGAGCTTCAGAGTGCGGGGATTCGTATCCCCATCACGAAATATTTCGGCTTACGTGTGCTCGATATTATCCGCCGTCATTCCGGGGCGCGCGCCTTCGCGCGAGCCCGGAATCCATACCCGCGATTGCAAGCCAGTCATGGATTCCGGGCCTGCGCCAAGAGGCGCATCCCGGAATGACGAGCAATAACAGAATTGTGCAGTCTGGATTGCTTCGCTTCGCTCGCAATGACGGGGACGACGGGTGTGTGCGTGTTGCGGGTCGTCTCGCTCATTGCGTTTGTCATCACCGGCCATAGCCGTCTGAAGGACGGCGTCGCTTCGCTCGCCTATGTGCCGGTGATCCCGATCAATCTGGTGGGTGTCTCTAAAATCGGGATGCCCGGAACAAGTCCGGGCATGACAGTGTGTTTGTCGAAGGCTCGCGAAATTTACGGAGCCTCCACTCACGCCGTCTTCGTTTTGCGCCCGTCCTGGATCGCGCGCCAGACCTTTTCAGATGTGAGCGGCATGTCGATTTGCGTCACGCCTTCATCGGATAGCGCATCGAGCACCGCATTGACGATGGTGGCGAGGCTTCCGGCGCAGCCGGCTTCGCCGCAGCCCTTGGTGCCGAGCGGATTCGATGTCGCCGGCGAGGGATGACTGTCCAGCGTCATCGATGGAATATCGCCGGCGCGCGGCAGCGCGTAGTCCATGAACGAGCCCGTCACCGGCTGGCCGTTGTCGTCGTAGGTGACGCACTCCATCAGCGCCTGTCCGATGCCCTGCGCGACGCCGCCGTGAATTTGCCCGGCGACGATCATCGGATTGACCACGGTGCCGAAATCGTTGACGCCGCTGTAGCCGACGATGCGTACGACACCGGTGTCCGGATCGACCTCGACCTCGGCGACATGGCAACCGTTGGGGAATGTGGAAGGAATGCCCTGTGTGGTGTGATCGACATCGAGCGAGGAGGACGCGCCATCGGGCATCTTCGAATCCCGAAGCTTTGCCGCCAATTCCATGATGCCGATACCGCGGTCGGTGCCGGCGATGGTGAATTGTCCATTGGCGAACTCGATGTCGCCTTCTGAGGCCTCCAGCACATACGCCGCCGCCTGCTTGCCTTTTTCAATGACCAGCTTTGAAGCTTCAACGATGGCGGTGCCGCTTGCGGTGATCGAGCGCGAGCCGCCGGTGCCGTTGCCGGTGTGAACGATGTCGCTGTCGCCCTGCGTCAGCTTCACCGCGTCGAACGGAATCCCAAGATGCGTCGCCAGCACCTGAGCGTAGGGCGTCGCATGGCCCTGGCCGTAATCGAGCGTGCCGGTGATCAGCCGCACCGATCCGTCAGCTTCGAACACGATCTTGCCAAGTTCGGCGCTGGGCGGCGCCGTGATTTCGAGATAGGAGCCGACCGCGATGCCGCGCAGCTTGCCGCGCTTGCGGCTCTCTTTCTTTCGCTTGGCGAAGCCCGCGACGTCAGCCTGTTCCAAAGCCTTGTTGAACACGCCGGGGAAATCGCCGCTGTCATAGGTCAGGCCGTTCGCGGCAGCGAAGGGAATGTGCGACGCCTTGATGAAATTGCGCTTGCGCAGCGCCAGCCGATCGAGGCCCATTTCATCGGCGGCGCGATCGATCAGCCGCTCCATGAAATAGTTGGCTTCAGGCCGGCCCGCGCCGCGATAGGCGCCCATCAAGGTGGTGTTGGTCAGCACGCACTTGATATCGACGCCGATCAACGGCGTGCGATAGACGCTGTTGATGTTCTTGGCGATGTTGAGCGACAGCGGCAGCGGCGCGACGCCTGTGATGTAAGCGCCGAGATTGCCGTAGCCACGCACGCGCACGCCGAGAAACGCGCCGTCCGCAGCGAGCGCGAGTTCGCAATGCACGTCCTGCGCGCGGCCGTGACTGTCGGAGAGAAAGCTGGTCGAGCGCTCGTCGGTCCACTTCACC is from Afipia massiliensis and encodes:
- a CDS encoding xanthine dehydrogenase family protein molybdopterin-binding subunit, with the protein product MLDHPSGISAENDIALQKFGVGQPVRRKEDDTLVRGKGTYTDDINLPGQAYAWIVRSSHAHGLIKNIDVEAARTMPGVLGVWTGKDLASAGYTPFSVGLPLKNRDGSPLLQTNRLPLMTDKVRFVGDPVAFVVAETLAQARDAGEAVVVDIEPLPSVTSAGDAAKPGAPLLYDHIPGNVVLDYHSGDDVALDAAFANAAHVTRLDIVNTRLAVVAMEPRAGLASYDRKTQRFTIEVPTQGVAGNRLSLAKTLNVPNDKVHLRTRNVGGSFGMKNTNYPEYICILHAARELGRAVKWTDERSTSFLSDSHGRAQDVHCELALAADGAFLGVRVRGYGNLGAYITGVAPLPLSLNIAKNINSVYRTPLIGVDIKCVLTNTTLMGAYRGAGRPEANYFMERLIDRAADEMGLDRLALRKRNFIKASHIPFAAANGLTYDSGDFPGVFNKALEQADVAGFAKRKKESRKRGKLRGIAVGSYLEITAPPSAELGKIVFEADGSVRLITGTLDYGQGHATPYAQVLATHLGIPFDAVKLTQGDSDIVHTGNGTGGSRSITASGTAIVEASKLVIEKGKQAAAYVLEASEGDIEFANGQFTIAGTDRGIGIMELAAKLRDSKMPDGASSSLDVDHTTQGIPSTFPNGCHVAEVEVDPDTGVVRIVGYSGVNDFGTVVNPMIVAGQIHGGVAQGIGQALMECVTYDDNGQPVTGSFMDYALPRAGDIPSMTLDSHPSPATSNPLGTKGCGEAGCAGSLATIVNAVLDALSDEGVTQIDMPLTSEKVWRAIQDGRKTKTA